The following coding sequences are from one Coffea arabica cultivar ET-39 chromosome 11e, Coffea Arabica ET-39 HiFi, whole genome shotgun sequence window:
- the LOC140021316 gene encoding uncharacterized protein, whose amino-acid sequence MDTLNMLSAQMNNVMKLLSRQGGVSPSSSNAHVACCSFCGGEHDINECVDSEQVQFVNNYNRNAPTNPYSNTYNPGWRNHPNFGWKDQGNQQRPTNPPGFQPRQPQAETKPSWEIAVEKLAKVTSDRFEKVEGRLDQLAGMYRNLEVQIGQIAKVINNRNPGELPSKTEVNPREHVNAIILRSGKTVEGFDFENSGGEKDKKQAIEGEQESQNDHVIIDIDALHPKLNSNVIPFPHRLKKDGQDREFEKFFKMFKQLHINIPFIDAITQIPSYARFLKDIMSKKRKIVDNEMIALTEECKCVTYAVIGCPEIGTSRAKSYHRSITHPMGILENVLIKVRQSIIPVDFVVLDIEEDVRMPIILGRPFLATARTIIDVEKGKLILRVNGEELEFNLDNKEGNIEPTALVSNMPYDEKVNQERTEEVKFINVLGTNFHGIGTKEEKIRMEVGLINSPFHE is encoded by the exons atggacactctcaatATGTTGAGTGCCCAAATGAATAACGTGATGAAGTTATTGAGTAGACAAGGTGGAGTTAGcccaagttcatctaatgctcACGTAGCTTGTTGTTCTTTCTGTGGAGGTGAACATGATAttaatgagtgtgttgattctgagcaggtacaatttgtcaataattacaacCGAAATGCTCCAACTAATCCCTATTCGAATACTTACAATCCggggtggagaaatcatccaaactttggatggaaAGATCAAGGCAATCAACAAAGGCCAACCAATCCGCCAGGATTTCAACCAAGGCAACCACAGGCTGAAACTAAACCAAGTTGGGAGATCGCGGTGGAAAAACTTGCTAAGGTGACTTCGGATAGATTCGAGAAAGTTGAGGGGCGGTTGGACCAATTAGCTGGGATGTACAGAAACTTGGAGgttcaaattggtcaaattgccaaggtgaTCAACAATAGAAACCCTGGTGAATTACCAAGTAAAACCGAAGTGAATCCGAGAGAGCATGTCAATGCAATCATTCTTAGAAGCGGTAAAACGGTTGAGGGATTCGATTTTGAAAATTCAGGTGGTGAAAAAGACAAGAAGCAAGCAATTGAAGGGGAGCAAGAAAGTCAAAATGATCATGTTATCATTGATATTGATGCACTTCATCCCAAATTAAATTCTAATGTGATACCTTTTCCTCACAGGTTGAAGAAAGATGGACAGGATCGGGAGTTtgaaaagttcttcaaaatgtttaaacaattgcacattaacattcctttcaTTGATGCTATAACACAGATTCCCTCTTATGCACGTTTCTTGAAAGACATCATgtcaaagaagaggaaaattgtAGATAATGAGATGATAGCATTAACGGAAGA GTGCAAGTGTGTCACTTATGCCGTTATCGGTTGCCCGGAGATTGGGACTTCAAGAGCTAAAAGCTACCATCGGTCAATCACACATCCCATGGGTATTTTGGAAAATGTGCTCATAAAGGTAAGACAATCTATAATACCTGTGGATTTTGTTGTCTTAGATATTGAAGAAGATGTGAGAatgccaattattctaggacGACCGTTTTTAGCCACTGCACGAACTATAATTGATGTAGAAAAAGGTAAGCTTATATTACGGGTTAATGGTGAGGAATTGGAATTCAATTTGGATAATAAAGAAGGGAATATAGAGCCTACTGCTCTTGTTTCTAATATGCCATATGATGAAAAGGTTAACCAAGAAAGGACCGAAGaagttaaatttataaatgtcctTGGTACTAACTTTCATGGTATAGGAACAAAGGAGGAGAAGataaggatggaagttggcttAATAAATTCGCCATTCCATGAATGA